The Jatrophihabitans endophyticus genome includes the window CCGACGGCCGGCACACCGCGGGCGGCGAACCCGGCCGCGCCGCGGAGCTGCTGCGTCGCGAGGGCGTCGCGGCCGTGGTGGTCGATTGCGAGTCCGGCCCGGTACGGCTCGGGCTCGCCGGGGCGTTGGCCGGTCAGCTCGGCGGGTCGGCGGTGCAGCTCGGCGAGCTCGCCGCCGGGTCGCTGGCCGAGGCCGTCCGCACCTGGCGGGAGGCCGCCTGATGCCGCAGGGTGTCCCGACCAGCGTCCCCGACGACGGCCTGACGACCCGGCAGCGCCGCAACCGGCCGCTGCTGATCGTCCACACCGGGGCGATGAAGGGGAAGTCCACCGCCGCGTTCGGCCTCGCGCTGCGGGCCTGGAACCAGGGCTGGGACGTCGGCGTCTACCAGTTCGTGAAGAGCGCGAAGTGGAAGGTGGGCGAGGAGGCCGCCTTCCTCGCGCTCGGCCGGCTGCACGAGCAGACCGGCGAGGGCGGTGCCGTCGCGTGGCACAAGATGGGCGAGGGGTGGTCGTGGATCCAGCGCGGCCCCGAGGAGGACCACGCGGTGAACGCCCGCGAGGGCTGGGAGCAGATCAAGCGCGACCTCGCCGCCGAACGCTTCGGCTGCTACGTCCTCGACGAGTTCACCTACCCGATGAAGTGGGGGTGGATCGACGTCGCCGACGTCGTCGCCACGCTGCGGGCGCGGCCGGGCCGCCAGCACGTGGTGATCACCGGCCGCGACGCGCACCCGGACCTGATCGCCGCCGCCGACCTCGTCGTCGAGATGACGAAGGTCAAGCACCCGATGGACGCCGGGCAGAAGGGCCAGCGGGGCATCGAATGGTAGGGCTCCGCGTGCCGCGCGTCGTCGTGTCCGCGCCCGCGAGCGGGCAGGGCAAGACGTCGGTGGCCACCGGGCTGCTCGGCGCGTTCCGGCAGGCGGGGCTCACCGTGTCGCCGCACAAGGTCGGGCCCGACTACATCGACCCCGGCTACCACACGCTCGCCGCCGGCCGGCCCGGTCGCAACCTCGACCCGTTCCTCGTCGGCGAGGAGCGCATCGTGCCGATGTTCGCGCACGGCGCGGTCACGCCGCAGCCCGCCGACGTCGCGGTGGTCGAGGGGGTGATGGGGCTGTTCGACGGCGCGTCCGGCCGGGCCGACTTCGCGTCGACCGCGCACGTCGCGCGGCTGCTCGCCGCCCCCGTCGTGCTCGTCGTCGACGCGTCGGGCGCCGCCCGCTCGGTCGCGGCGCTGCTGCACGGCTTCGCCACCTTCGACGACTCGGTGCGCCTCGGCGGGGTGATCTTCAACCGGGTCGGCTCGCCCGCGCACACCGCGCTGCTGCGCGAGGCCGTCGAGCCGCTGGGCATCCCCGTGCTCGGTGCGATCGGACGTCGCGACTCGCTCGCGGTGCCGTCACGCCACCTCGGGCTGGTGCCCGCGGCCGAGCGCAGCGCGGCCGCGCTCGACGTCGTCGCGGAACTGACCCAGGTCGTGCGCGAGGCGGTCGACCTGGAAGCGGTGCTGCGCCTCGCACGCTCGGCACCCCCGCTGGACGTGCCCGAGATCGGACCGCCGCCCCCGGCGCCGGTGTCGGCACGGATCGCGGTCGCCGCCGGACGGGCCTTCACCTTCGGCTACGCCGAGCAACCCGAGGTGCTGCGCGCCGCGGGGGCCGAGACCGTCCCGTTCGACCCGATGGTGGACGAGCGGCTGCCCAAGGGCGTCGACGGCGTCGTCATCGGCGGCGGCTTCCCCGAGGTCCACGCCGCCGATCTCGCCGCGAACGCCGCGCTGCGGGCCGAGCTCGCCGCGCGGGCCCGGGCCGGCATGCCGGTCGCCGGAGAATGCGCGGGACTGCTCTATCTCGGTCGCCGACTCGACGAGCACGAGATGTGCGGCGTGCTCGACAGCGAGGCCGTCATGACCGAGCGGCTCACGCTGGGCTACCGCGAGGCGGTGGCGCCGGTGGCGTCCGTGCTCGCCGCGGCGGGGACGACGGTCCGGGGGCACGAGTTCCACCGCACCGCGCTGGTGGGCCGCGGCGACGGCGAACCAGCGTGGCGGTGGCGCACCCGGACGGCCGACGTCGCCGACGGTGCGGTGCGCGGCAACGTCCACGCGTCCTACCTGCACCTCAACTGGGCCGGGAACCCCGGCATGGCCGAGCGCTTCGTCGCCGCCTGCGCCGCCGGTGCGGGGGCCGGGCCGTGACCGACGTCGACCTCGCCCACCACGGCGACCGCGACACCGTGCCGGGGCTCGTCGACCTCGCCGTGAACGTCCGGGCCGGCGGTCCGCCGGCGTGGCTCGGCGAGCGGATCGCGCAGGCCGACGTCGTCGCCTACCCCGACCAGACCGCCGCGCTCGCCGCCGTGGCCGCGCGGCACGGCCGGCCGCCGCGCGAGGTGCTGCTGACCGCGGGGGCGGCCGAGGCCTTCGTGCTCCTCGCGCGGGCGCTGCGGCCCCGCCACGCGGTCGTCGTGCACCCGCAGTTCACCGAGCCCGAGGCGGCGCTGCACGCGGCCGGCCACCGGGTCGAGCGGCTGTTGCTCGCGCCACCGTTCGGCTTCGACCCGGCGGCGGTGCCGGCGGACGCCGACCTCGTCGTCGTCGGCAACCCCACCAACCCGACCTCCGTGCTGCACCCGGCCGGGGCGCTCCGGGCGCTGCTGCGGCCCGGACGCACCGTCGTGGTCGACGAGGCGTTCGCCGACGCCGTGCCGGGCGAGCCCGAGTCGCTGGCGGGGGAGTCGCACCCGGGCCTCGTCGTGGTGCGCAGCCTGACCAAGACGTGGGGGATCGCCGGACTGCGGGCCGGCTACGTCCTGGCCGGGCACGAGACCGTCGACCGGCTGCGCGACGTGCAGCCCGCGTGGCCGGTCTCCGCCCCCGCGCTCGCGGCGGCCGCGGCGTGCTCGCTGCCGGCCGCCGTCGTCGAGGCCGAGGCCTGGGCCGCCGCGCTCGGCGCGGTGCGCGACGACCTCGTGACCCGCCTCGGGGCGATCCCGGACGTACGGGTCGTGCCGGCGCCGGCCGCGTCGTTCGTGCTCGTCGAGACGCCGTGCGACGACGTCCGGACCCGGCTGCTGCGCCGCGGGTTCGCCGTCCGGCGGGGCGAGACCTTCCCCGGGCTCGGCGCGCGCTGGGTGCGCATCGCCGTGCGCGACACGGCCACGTCGACCGCGCTGGCCGACGCGCTGCGCGCCGCGCTGGCCGAGGCGCCGGCGTGACGGGGCGGGTCGTGCTGGTCGGCGGCGGGCCGGGTGCCGACGACCTGATCACGGTGCGCGGCCTGGACCGGCTGCTCGCCGCCGACGTCGTGGTCGTCGACCGGCTCGCGCCGACCGGCCTGCTCGACCGGCTCGGCCCCGACGTCGAGGTGGTCGACGCCGCCCGCACCCCGACCCGCCGCACCCTCACCCACGACGAGATCGTCGCGCTGCTGGTCGACCGCGCCCGCGCCGGCAAGCTCGTCGTGCGGCTCAAGGGCGGCGACCCGTTCGTCCTCGCCCACGGCGCGCAGGAGGTCGCCGCGTGCGCCGCGGCCGGAGTCGAGGTCGAGGTCGTCCCGGGCGTGAGCAGCGCCACCGGTGCCCCGGTGCTGGCGGGCGTCCCGCTCACCGCCGTGGACGGGGCCACCGGCTTCACCGTCGTCTCCGGCCACGCGGACCCCGAGGACCCGGCGAACCCGCTCGACTGGAGTGCCCTGGCGCGGGGCGGGACGACGCTCGTGGTGTTGATGGGCATGAAACAGCTGCCCGCCATCACGGCCCGGCTGCTCGCCGAGGGCGTGCCCGCCGACGCTGTGGCCAGCTGCGTCGCCGACGCCAGCCTGCCGACACAACGCAGCGTGCGAGGCACATTGCGCGATTTCGCGCAGACCGTCGCCGACGCCGGCCTGCGCAACCCCGCCGTCGTGGTGATCGAGACGGGGGCACGGCACCCGGCGCGCCGCACCCTGGTGCTCGGGGGCAGCCGGTCGGGCAAGTCGGGCTACGCCGAGTCGCTGCTCGCCGGCCGTCCCGACGTCACCTACGTGGCCACCGCGGCCGACCGGCCCGGTGACGCCGAGTGGGACGAGCGGATCGCCCGGCACCGGCAGCGCCGGCCCGCCGCGTGGACGACGCTCGAGACCGGCGACCTCGTCGCCGCGCTGCGTGGCGCGCGCGGTGCCCTGCTGGTCGACAGCGTCACGACGTGGCTGGCCCGGGCGATGGACGACTGCGGGTACTGGACCGACGACGACCGGTCCGCCCCGACGGCCGAACAGGCGCTCGCCGACCGCGTCGACGCGCTGGTCGCCGCCTGGCGCGACTGCCCCGGCACCGTGGTCGCCGTGAGCGACGAGGTCGGCTCGGGCGTCGTCCCGGCGACCCACGCGGGCCGCGCGTTCCGCGACGCGCTCGGCGAGCTCAACCAGCGCCTCGCCGCGGCGGCCGACGAGGTGCAGCTCGTCACCGCCGGCATCGCCCGGCGGCTCCGGTGAGCGGGCAGCGATGAGCGGGCTGCGCACCGCGCTCGGGCTGTTCACCGTGCTCCCGGTCGGCGCCCCGCCGACGCTGACGCCGACCGACGCCCGCCGGGCGCTGCGCTGGCTGCCGGCGCTCG containing:
- the cobO gene encoding cob(I)yrinic acid a,c-diamide adenosyltransferase, translated to MPQGVPTSVPDDGLTTRQRRNRPLLIVHTGAMKGKSTAAFGLALRAWNQGWDVGVYQFVKSAKWKVGEEAAFLALGRLHEQTGEGGAVAWHKMGEGWSWIQRGPEEDHAVNAREGWEQIKRDLAAERFGCYVLDEFTYPMKWGWIDVADVVATLRARPGRQHVVITGRDAHPDLIAAADLVVEMTKVKHPMDAGQKGQRGIEW
- a CDS encoding cobyrinate a,c-diamide synthase, translating into MVGLRVPRVVVSAPASGQGKTSVATGLLGAFRQAGLTVSPHKVGPDYIDPGYHTLAAGRPGRNLDPFLVGEERIVPMFAHGAVTPQPADVAVVEGVMGLFDGASGRADFASTAHVARLLAAPVVLVVDASGAARSVAALLHGFATFDDSVRLGGVIFNRVGSPAHTALLREAVEPLGIPVLGAIGRRDSLAVPSRHLGLVPAAERSAAALDVVAELTQVVREAVDLEAVLRLARSAPPLDVPEIGPPPPAPVSARIAVAAGRAFTFGYAEQPEVLRAAGAETVPFDPMVDERLPKGVDGVVIGGGFPEVHAADLAANAALRAELAARARAGMPVAGECAGLLYLGRRLDEHEMCGVLDSEAVMTERLTLGYREAVAPVASVLAAAGTTVRGHEFHRTALVGRGDGEPAWRWRTRTADVADGAVRGNVHASYLHLNWAGNPGMAERFVAACAAGAGAGP
- the cobC gene encoding Rv2231c family pyridoxal phosphate-dependent protein CobC, giving the protein MRRRCGGRAVTDVDLAHHGDRDTVPGLVDLAVNVRAGGPPAWLGERIAQADVVAYPDQTAALAAVAARHGRPPREVLLTAGAAEAFVLLARALRPRHAVVVHPQFTEPEAALHAAGHRVERLLLAPPFGFDPAAVPADADLVVVGNPTNPTSVLHPAGALRALLRPGRTVVVDEAFADAVPGEPESLAGESHPGLVVVRSLTKTWGIAGLRAGYVLAGHETVDRLRDVQPAWPVSAPALAAAAACSLPAAVVEAEAWAAALGAVRDDLVTRLGAIPDVRVVPAPAASFVLVETPCDDVRTRLLRRGFAVRRGETFPGLGARWVRIAVRDTATSTALADALRAALAEAPA
- the cobA gene encoding uroporphyrinogen-III C-methyltransferase, with the protein product MTGRVVLVGGGPGADDLITVRGLDRLLAADVVVVDRLAPTGLLDRLGPDVEVVDAARTPTRRTLTHDEIVALLVDRARAGKLVVRLKGGDPFVLAHGAQEVAACAAAGVEVEVVPGVSSATGAPVLAGVPLTAVDGATGFTVVSGHADPEDPANPLDWSALARGGTTLVVLMGMKQLPAITARLLAEGVPADAVASCVADASLPTQRSVRGTLRDFAQTVADAGLRNPAVVVIETGARHPARRTLVLGGSRSGKSGYAESLLAGRPDVTYVATAADRPGDAEWDERIARHRQRRPAAWTTLETGDLVAALRGARGALLVDSVTTWLARAMDDCGYWTDDDRSAPTAEQALADRVDALVAAWRDCPGTVVAVSDEVGSGVVPATHAGRAFRDALGELNQRLAAAADEVQLVTAGIARRLR